A single genomic interval of Actinomycetota bacterium harbors:
- the folE gene encoding GTP cyclohydrolase I FolE, whose amino-acid sequence MDKGKIEQGVRLLLEGVGEDLNREGLKDTPRRVATMYEEIFKGIGQDPKDVLVATFGENHEEMVLVKDIPFYSVCEHHLMPFLGKAHVAYIPGQDGRIAGISKLARVVDVVSKRLQVQERLTTQISDTLMDCLKPRGVMVVIEAEHLCMSMRGINKPGSVTVTSAVRGIFKTKIASRQEMLALVRNSSRQL is encoded by the coding sequence GTGGACAAGGGGAAAATCGAGCAAGGAGTCCGGCTTTTGCTCGAGGGCGTCGGCGAGGACCTTAACCGCGAGGGATTGAAAGACACCCCGAGGCGCGTAGCCACCATGTACGAGGAGATCTTCAAGGGCATCGGCCAGGATCCGAAGGATGTGTTGGTCGCGACCTTCGGTGAGAATCATGAGGAAATGGTTCTGGTCAAAGACATTCCGTTCTATTCGGTCTGCGAGCACCATCTGATGCCTTTCCTCGGCAAGGCGCACGTCGCTTACATCCCAGGCCAGGACGGCCGGATCGCGGGCATCAGCAAACTGGCCCGTGTGGTCGACGTCGTTAGCAAACGGCTGCAGGTTCAGGAACGTTTAACGACGCAAATCTCCGACACCCTTATGGACTGCCTGAAACCCAGGGGTGTTATGGTGGTCATCGAAGCCGAGCACCTGTGTATGAGCATGCGGGGCATCAATAAACCGGGGAGCGTAACCGTTACCTCCGCCGTCCGCGGAATCTTCAAGACCAAAATCGCCAGCCGGCAGGAAATGCTGGCCCTTGTCAGAAACTCGAGCAGGCAGCTGTAA
- the folP gene encoding dihydropteroate synthase has translation MTFNPRVLELAGEADAARELKEIGADTAGIGIMRAKAVFRAVKAHGVDTRAANILKQEMLARGGDVAVARDVITLKDAETDVIILGTDKQFALLIEKLKAQPFGLKILREEIQAALISYDGRPDNIVWDGHNLPVSARTCLMGVLNVTPDSFSDGGQFGDPEVAIAQGFRMAEDGADIIDVGGESTRPGADSVPEKEEIGRVVPVIKALSAKLDIPISIDTYKSGVARAALDAGASMINDISGMTFDSAMAPLAAKAKVPVALMHIKGTPKDMQADPVYDSMMSEISGYLRDKAQDAIGAGIAPNKIIIDPGIGFGKTVEHNLEIIRRVREFKSLGHPVLIGPSRKSFIGKILGLEPDQRLEGTAAAVAACVAGGASIVRVHDVKEMARVARVADAVFKV, from the coding sequence ATGACTTTTAATCCGCGAGTCCTCGAGCTGGCGGGCGAAGCGGACGCCGCCCGCGAATTGAAGGAAATCGGAGCAGACACGGCCGGTATCGGCATCATGCGTGCCAAGGCCGTTTTTCGTGCGGTCAAGGCGCACGGCGTCGATACCAGGGCGGCCAACATTTTAAAACAAGAGATGCTGGCGCGAGGCGGCGACGTTGCGGTAGCCCGGGACGTCATCACCCTAAAGGACGCGGAAACCGACGTCATCATTCTCGGCACCGACAAGCAGTTCGCCTTACTGATAGAAAAACTTAAGGCACAACCCTTCGGCTTGAAGATACTTCGCGAGGAGATTCAAGCCGCACTTATTTCTTACGACGGCCGACCGGACAACATCGTTTGGGACGGACATAACCTACCGGTTTCCGCCCGAACCTGCCTGATGGGCGTTCTTAACGTCACGCCTGATTCCTTTTCAGACGGAGGTCAGTTTGGCGATCCTGAGGTTGCGATAGCTCAAGGGTTTCGGATGGCGGAAGACGGCGCCGACATCATTGACGTCGGCGGCGAATCCACCAGGCCTGGCGCCGACTCCGTTCCGGAAAAAGAAGAGATCGGCCGCGTCGTTCCGGTGATTAAAGCGTTATCAGCCAAACTGGACATCCCGATATCGATAGACACCTACAAATCGGGCGTAGCCAGAGCTGCCTTGGACGCTGGCGCTTCCATGATCAACGACATCAGCGGCATGACCTTTGACTCCGCGATGGCGCCGCTGGCCGCCAAGGCCAAGGTGCCGGTCGCGCTGATGCACATCAAAGGGACACCGAAAGACATGCAGGCCGACCCTGTTTACGATTCTATGATGAGTGAAATCTCAGGATATCTTCGGGATAAGGCGCAAGACGCCATTGGCGCGGGCATCGCGCCGAATAAAATCATCATCGATCCCGGCATCGGCTTCGGCAAAACGGTCGAGCATAATCTGGAGATCATCCGCCGCGTCAGGGAATTCAAATCGCTAGGTCATCCCGTCTTGATCGGGCCCAGCCGCAAGTCGTTTATCGGCAAGATTCTCGGCCTGGAACCGGATCAGCGCCTTGAAGGCACGGCCGCTGCCGTGGCCGCGTGCGTCGCCGGCGGAGCGTCTATCGTTCGCGTTCACGACGTTAAAGAAATGGCTCGCGTTGCACGGGTGGCCGACGCGGTCTTTAAGGTTTAG
- the folK gene encoding 2-amino-4-hydroxy-6-hydroxymethyldihydropteridine diphosphokinase, which yields MLRAVLGLGSNIGDRRGNLAEAVRRLSETDGLDIVKTSSFYESAPVDYKDQPDFLNAAVAIDTTLKPEGLLEALKGIEKAMGRKETVDKGPRNIDIDILLYDIVEVRLPELKVPHPGLKERAFALIPLLEVAPEALLPNGQPVRWLLRQTDISGLKKISSPLRGED from the coding sequence ATGCTGCGGGCTGTTCTCGGCCTAGGGTCGAATATCGGAGACCGTCGGGGCAATTTAGCCGAGGCCGTCAGGCGATTGAGCGAGACAGACGGCCTCGATATCGTGAAGACCTCTTCCTTCTATGAATCCGCCCCGGTCGACTATAAGGATCAGCCTGATTTTCTCAACGCGGCAGTCGCCATCGACACGACGCTAAAGCCGGAGGGACTCTTAGAGGCCCTTAAGGGAATTGAAAAAGCCATGGGCCGGAAGGAAACGGTCGATAAGGGTCCGCGGAACATAGACATAGATATCCTTCTTTACGATATTGTCGAGGTCAGGCTGCCTGAATTGAAGGTGCCACATCCGGGTCTCAAAGAAAGAGCGTTCGCGTTAATACCGCTATTGGAGGTCGCTCCGGAAGCGCTGCTCCCGAACGGCCAGCCGGTTCGCTGGCTTCTTCGCCAAACGGATATAAGTGGCTTGAAAAAGATTTCCTCTCCCTTGAGGGGAGAGGATTAA